The Medicago truncatula cultivar Jemalong A17 chromosome 4, MtrunA17r5.0-ANR, whole genome shotgun sequence genome includes a region encoding these proteins:
- the LOC120575782 gene encoding putative UPF0481 protein At3g02645 encodes MSSLRSTMSYNSKTTFDENLWVIQVRKTLEEEFEEENGELSISIFNVPKLLMASDPNSYVPQQVAIGPYHYWRQELFEMQNHKLASTKRFQKQLQSLKIDNLVDQLTKLEQKIRACYHKFLDLNGETLAWMMIVDASFLLEFLQFYAMQEESRKVISSNMSHFVNYVGRRLSPNAILRDIVMLENQIPLFVLRKMLELKFFSSEENADDVLILMCIRLFKEISPFKMFEEYPNIQVLECAHLLDFLYDMIVPKLEKQHDIIEVEIQQEVDQQEGDEKSSTNDSIHVKKFLSILWKFLSKIIKGPLHGIKKVLISAPLKVLKKLPWENITNLPGIKLVKQPIEYFLNTQKKEEEKPKDENSSTLKNKTPLVEEIAIPSVEQLVTAGVNFLPAKGSISSISFDAKTNTFHLPTISLDVNTEVFLRNLVAYESSVGSGPLVITRYTELMNGIIDSENDAKILREKGIILNHLKSDQEVANMWNGMSKSLRLSRVPFLDKTIEDVNKSYNNTMKIKIWKFMKSYVFGSWQFLTFLATIFLLFMTALQAFCSVYTCHRFFDKALLELTSPDTN; translated from the coding sequence ATGTCTTCTCTAAGATCTACCATGTCATATAATTCCAAAACAACCTTTGATGAGAATCTTTGGGTGATTCAAGTTCGGAAAACCCTAGAAGAAGAGTTTGAGGAGGAAAATGGTGAATTGTCTATATCCATTTTCAATGTGCCAAAGCTTCTTATGGCTAGTGATCCAAATTCTTATGTTCCACAACAAGTTGCAATTGGTCCCTACCATTATTGGCGTCAAGAACTTTTTGAAATGCAAAATCACAAGCTTGCATCAACAAAAAGATTCCAAAAACAACTACAAAGTCTCAAGATAGATAATCTTGTTGACCAATTGACAAAGTTGGAACAAAAGATTAGAGCATGCTACCACAAATTCTTGGATTTGAATGGCGAAACCTTGGCGTGGATGATGATTGTTGATGCATCATTCCTACTTGAGTTCCTTCAATTTTATGCCATGCAAGAAGAATCAAGAAAGGTAATTTCTTCCAACATGTCTCATTTTGTGAACTATGTTGGGAGGAGATTATCTCCTAATGCAATTTTGAGGGATATTGTGATGCTTGAGAATCAAATTCCATTATTTGTTTTGAGAAAGATGCTTGAGTTAAAATTCTTTTCATCAGAAGAAAATGCTGATGATGTGTTGATATTGATGTGTATAAGGTTGTTTAAAGAGATTTCACCCTTTAAGATGTTTGAAGAGTATCCTAACATTCAAGTCTTAGAGTGTGCACATTTGCTAGATTTTTTGTATGACATGATTGTGccaaaattagaaaaacaacatgacatcATTGAAGTTGAGATTCAACAAGAAGTGGATCAACAAGAAGGAGATGAAAAATCATCAACTAATGATTCCAtccatgttaagaaatttttgagtATACTTTGGAAATTTCTTTCAAAGATAATCAAAGGGCCTTTGCATGGAATCAAAAAGGTACTTATATCTGCACCTCTAAAAGTCCTTAAAAAGTTACCTTGGGAAAACATAACCAACCTTCCAGGAATCAAACTTGTAAAACAACCTATTGAATACTTTTTAAACACTCAAaagaaagaagaggaaaaaCCAAAAGATGAAAACTCTAGTACTCTAAAGAACAAAACACCCTTGGTGGAGGAAATCGCTATTCCTTCTGTTGAACAACTTGTGACTGCAGGGGTTAATTTCTTACCTGCAAAAGGAAGCATATCAAGCATTAGTTTTGATGCTAAAACAAACACTTTTCACCTTCCCACAATTAGTTTGGATGTCAACACCGAAGTTTTTCTTCGAAACTTGGTTGCATACGAATCATCGGTTGGATCGGGACCTTTGGTTATAACTCGTTACACGGAATTGATGAATGGAATTATAGATTCCGAGAACGATGCAAAGATTCTAAGAGAAAAAGGGATTATTCTAAATCACTTAAAGAGTGATCAAGAAGTGGCTAACATGTGGAATGGAATGAGCAAGTCATTGAGATTGTCAAGGGTACCATTCTTGGATAAGACTATTGAAGATGTTAACAAGAGTTATAATAATACAATGAAGATCAAGAtttggaaatttatgaagtctTATGTGTTTGGTTCATGGCAGTTTTTAACATTCTTGGCTACCATCTTCCTCTTGTTTATGACAGCCTTGCAAGCTTTTTGCTCTGTCTATACATGTCATCGCTTCTTTGACAAGGCACTACTAGAGCTCACATCCCCGGACACAAATTAA